From Dromaius novaehollandiae isolate bDroNov1 chromosome 15, bDroNov1.hap1, whole genome shotgun sequence, a single genomic window includes:
- the WDR55 gene encoding WD repeat-containing protein 55 encodes MAAAGAVCSAGDDDDDEEEAAAEEEAGREPRRRDTPEDILLEAAANAIALHPARAVLAAGDVDGDVYLYSYSCVEGENRELWSSGHHLNSCRDVAFSLDGQRLFTVSKDKSIHILTVEEGRMETRFSKAHSSALNCVLPINDHVFATGDDGGSLKVWDLRKGATVLEARQHEEYISAMAVDSNGKLLLTASGDGTLGVFNIKRRRFELLSEPQNGDLTSVVLLKRGKKVACGSSEGTIYLFNWDGFGATSDRFALRAESIDCMVPITENIVCTGSLDGVIRAVNVLPNRVLGCVGQHTGEPIEQLAVAPGGQLLASCAHDQKVKFWDISSLASIVVDDYRKKKKKGGPLKALSSKAAGSGEDFFADLREEAEVAQEAAAGSDSDDSD; translated from the exons atggcggcggccggggcg GTGTGCTCGGCCggcgacgacgacgacgacgaggaggaggcggcggcggaggaggaggcggggagggagccgcggcggcgggacaCCCCTGAGGACATCCTCCTCGAGGCGGCGGCCAACGCCATCGCCCTGCACCCGGCCCGGGCCGTGCTGGCGGCGGGGGACGTGGACGGCGACGTGTACCT GTACTCGTACTCGTGCGTGGAGGGGGAGAACCGGGAGCTCTGGTCTTCGGGGCACCACCTGAACTCGTGCCGGGATGTGGCCTTTTCCCTCGACGGGCAGA GGCTCTTCACTGTGTCCAAGGATAAGTCTATCCACATCCTGACGGTGGAGGAAGGCCGAATGGAGACGCGCTTCTCCAAGGCTCACAG CTCGGCCCTCAACTGCGTGCTGCCCATCAACGATCATGTCTTTGCCACGGGGGATGATGGCGGATCGCTGAAGGTGTGGGACCTGCGTAAGGGAGCCACGGTCCTGGAGGCCCGGCAGCATGAGGAATACATCAGCGCTATGGCTGTGGACAGTAATGGGAAGCTCCTGCTGACTGCCAG CGGTGATGGCACCCTGGGTGTCTTCAACATCAAGAGGCGTCGCTTTGAGCTGCTCTCAGagccacagaatggggacctgacATCTGTTGTTCTCCTGAAG AGGGGGAAGAAAGTGGCCTGTGGCTCCAGCGAGGGGACAATCTACCTCTTCAACTGGGATGGCTTTGGGGCCACCAGTGACCGCTTTGCTCTGAGGGCCGAGTCCATTGATTGCATGGTCCCAATCACAGAGAACATCGTGTGCACGGGGTCCCTCGATGGAGTCATCAG GGCAGTGAACGTCTTGCCAAACCGGGTGCTAGGCTGCGTCGGGCAGCACACAGGGGAGCCCATCGAGCAGCTGGCCGTGGCCCCGGGGGGGCAGCTCCTGGCCAGCTGCGCCCACGACCAGAAGGTGAAGTTCTGGGACATCTCCTCGCTGGCCTCCATCGTGGTGGACGACTAccggaagaagaagaagaagggggggCCACTGAAGGCCCTGAGCAGCAAGGCCGCGGGCAGCGGCGAGGACTTCTTTGCGGATCTGCGCGAGGAGGCGGAGGTGGCGCAGGAAGCGGCAGCGGGGAGCGACAGCGATGACAGTGACTGA